In Primulina huaijiensis isolate GDHJ02 chromosome 6, ASM1229523v2, whole genome shotgun sequence, a single window of DNA contains:
- the LOC140978257 gene encoding protein LURP-one-related 11-like, which produces MAKVYPQTLSSSTPVSSKQEVFTLLMKSLIPGSNGCTVFDSDGRIVYRVDNYHKTCSKQVDIMDAKGKVLFTIVSKKLSVLGSWEGSRSANTGKNKKKPEFRVTKVLSIRKVLGFLAGVSSLKVVVGLDKNRPRQYVMEAQIYKSSCRIVDDFGNLVAEVKRKITKGGVVLGEDVLTMVVEPYEDHCLIMGLVVVFGLVHRKM; this is translated from the exons ATGGCAAAAGTGTATCCTCAAACGCTTTCCTCTTCTACTCCCGTTTCTTCCAAACAAGAAGTATTCACCCTGTTGATGAAATCTCTCATACCAGGCAGCAATGGTTGCACTGTGTTCGATTCAGATGGCCGCATCGTTTATCGAGTCGATAATTACCATAAAACATGTAGCAAACAAGTCGATATCATGGATGCTAAGGGAAAAGTCTTATTCACAATAGTTTCGAAG AAGCTCTCTGTTCTTGGGTCGTGGGAGGGTTCCAGATCAGCTAACACAggtaagaacaagaagaaaCCCGAATTTCGAGTGACAAAAGTCCTTAGCATTAGGAAAGTCCTGGGATTTCTCGCAGGGGTTTCTTCGTTGAAGGTCGTGGTTGGATTGGATAAAAACCGGCCTCGTCAATATGTTATGGAAGCACAAATTTACAAGTCATCTTGCAGGATAGTTGACGATTTTGGTAATCTAGTTGCTGAG GTTAAAAGAAAGATAACTAAAGGTGGAGTTGTTCTGGGAGAAGATGTGCTGACAATGGTGGTGGAGCCCTACGAGGATCATTGTCTTATTATGGGACTTGTGGTTGTTTTTGGTCTCGTCCACCGCAAAATGTGA